In Phragmites australis chromosome 18, lpPhrAust1.1, whole genome shotgun sequence, the genomic window AACCAACCACTTGTAGTGAGGCTGACAAGTGGGATATCGATGAGACAGAAAGAGGAAATCCAAAATATTCTACCAAAGAACTATATATTCCATCATATGTCACTCACAATGAAGCAATCGGTAATGTCTTTCAAGTACAATAATTTTACATATACGAGTATTTTTAACAGTAATGTGTGAGCTAGAGCTACATAAATTTAACATCTAGCTTGATAAGAGTCACACTTGTATGTACGTCAGCGTGGTAAACGTGAGCAGTGTGTGGCATGCGTCCTTGTAActgagaaaaaaataacacGAGTCCACGAACCGTAACAGTATGACACGACAACCGCGATGCACTGCAGGCATTGCGTACGTGTACATTTGTAAGCTGAGACTTAGCTCAGCTTCGACGGCGACGACCTTGCGTCGACGCCGTCGTGGCCGGCGATCATCCGGTACTTGTCCTTGCGCGTCAGCCCCGTGCACTCGAACCCAAGCTCGTCGCCGATCATCTGCTGGACGCTGTTCGCCACGTCGCGGCTCGACGTGCCGGCGCTGCCGCCACAGGTGACCACCGGTGCGAGGAGCCGGATCTCGTACCACGGTGCCGGGTTCATGAGGAAGAAAACGGAGTCCAGCCACTTGTGCCCCCTCACCGTCGAGCCGTGGAACATGGCGCCGCCTGCCCGGACGGCGGCCGGCGTGACCTCGCCGGTGATCTCGGCGAAGAGCGGGCTGAACCGGAGCAGGTACGGCTCCCGGCAGGTTGTGCCCTCCGGGCAGACCACCAGGTCGCCGTGCGCGACCGCGGACTGCATGATCTGACGGTCCCTGCTGCGGTCGCGCGTCAGCCGGACGGTCGGGATCGGCGCGATCAGCTCCGAGAAGCCGGAGAGGCTGTACGTCACGGCGGTCACCTTCCGGCGCAGCACCGTCGAGAGGATCACCGGGTCCATCAGCGTCTGGTGATTGCACGCGTACAGTGTGCCCCGACGGTCCACCGCCGCCAATGCGCCGAGCTCGGCACTTATCTGGAAGCCGGTGGCCGCGgaaaggaggaggccggcgccgTGGGGgaggaagccgaggaggaggcgtgTCACTGACAGGAGCACTCCGAGTGGAAACCACAGGACGATGGCGAGGCAGGGGAGCGGGTCAGGCCGGCAGACGAGGCGGCCGTCGTGGAAGACCAGCGGCCGGAGGTACTCGCTCCTTGGCAAGGGCGTCGCTGGCGCCTTCTCCGGCGTGGACACCACGCAGCGCTCCTGGCATAACTGCAAGAACGTCGGTTGCCGTTCCCCCGCGGCGCCGGAGCACAGGCCAACGTCGATGATCCGTTCGCGCCCAAAAAGGGTCACCAGAGCTCCATGGCCCAGGTCGTCAGTCGTATCGCCCGGCGAGGCCACCGTGCCGGAGAACCGCCTCCCGACTATCCGCAGCTCCGTACCGACGACGCGGACGTCGGCGCCGAGGTACTCCCTCACGAACGGCTCCGCCATGAGCCTCGGCAGGCGCGTCACGACGTACTTCTCGCCGGCGTGGCGCACCAAGGCGCGGAACGCGCTGCCCCGGAGGTCGTTCAGGAAGAACCTGGGCAGCGTGGCCCTCGCCACCGCCGTCACTTCGCCGATGCCGAGGCCGGCGGTGGACACAAAGGTCATGACGAGGAGAGGGAAGCGGtcgccagagaaggcggcgccCAGCAGGGCGACGACAGGGTATACGGCGAGCAGGGCGGCAGCCCTGAGCGGGCCTCCAGCCTCGAgggcgacaaggaggaagtaGGGGAAGAGGTTGCCGGAGATGAGGAGCGTCCCCTCCAGCTCGGAAGCGACGCTGGTGCACTGGTGAGAATTAGCCATGGTGGAGTGGCGACCTCATTCAGCAAGGTATGGGAAGAGCTAAGCTTAAATATTAGTGTTAGTTACCACATGGTTGTCTTTGCATATATCCTAGGAGTCTACTAGCCCAGACAGTGACAGATcggaaaaaaataattagatatGTAGGATTAGTCTACTAGGGTTCCCAGCATGTGCACTTATTAAATTAGAGAATGTCACATATACTgctatatataatatatcactgaaaaataaaaatttaatcgGTGTTTTGTGTACCCTGTGAATACAAGTGGATCCACGCCTTGAGTCTAGGTTGATTTTTTGGCCAATGATTTgtcaaataataaatatatatctttCTTAATAAATTAAGTATATTAGACACTACATAAATTATAGCAATAGAAAATATTCCACGTATGATTATGATTTGGAAGCGATATACTAAACATGAAACGGACGGTCCAAGTTTAATTTTAGAGACTATGCTAGTGATGTATAGTACTTGAAAGTACTTTCAAGTTATCATAAAACCAAGATGCAAGTTCAATACTGGAGACAATGCAACACAAGTAATAGGGATATGATATAATTTTTCACGGTTCTAGTGA contains:
- the LOC133898388 gene encoding glycerol-3-phosphate acyltransferase 7-like; its protein translation is MANSHQCTSVASELEGTLLISGNLFPYFLLVALEAGGPLRAAALLAVYPVVALLGAAFSGDRFPLLVMTFVSTAGLGIGEVTAVARATLPRFFLNDLRGSAFRALVRHAGEKYVVTRLPRLMAEPFVREYLGADVRVVGTELRIVGRRFSGTVASPGDTTDDLGHGALVTLFGRERIIDVGLCSGAAGERQPTFLQLCQERCVVSTPEKAPATPLPRSEYLRPLVFHDGRLVCRPDPLPCLAIVLWFPLGVLLSVTRLLLGFLPHGAGLLLSAATGFQISAELGALAAVDRRGTLYACNHQTLMDPVILSTVLRRKVTAVTYSLSGFSELIAPIPTVRLTRDRSRDRQIMQSAVAHGDLVVCPEGTTCREPYLLRFSPLFAEITGEVTPAAVRAGGAMFHGSTVRGHKWLDSVFFLMNPAPWYEIRLLAPVVTCGGSAGTSSRDVANSVQQMIGDELGFECTGLTRKDKYRMIAGHDGVDARSSPSKLS